Proteins encoded by one window of Homoserinimonas aerilata:
- a CDS encoding DUF4956 domain-containing protein, producing MTQLAMILLDLLAVGILVFGIYFARHRRRDLLVAYLIVNIGVMAVAMLLSSSAVGAGLGLGLFGVLSIIRLRSSEIAQHEVGYYFAALALGLLAGLGVGGDWVAPALMALVVVTMLVGDSRVLFRRHRQQTITLDAAYADETQLRERLEELLGARVHVATVQRLDLVNDTTVVDVRYEIVRAPASATLAPTVQAPAYAAVAEEVLR from the coding sequence GTGACCCAGCTCGCCATGATCCTCCTCGACCTGCTCGCCGTCGGAATCCTCGTCTTCGGCATCTACTTCGCGCGGCACCGCCGACGTGACCTTCTCGTCGCCTACCTCATCGTCAACATCGGGGTCATGGCGGTCGCCATGCTTCTCAGCTCGAGCGCCGTCGGCGCAGGCCTCGGCCTCGGACTGTTCGGGGTGCTCTCGATCATTCGCCTGCGCTCGAGCGAGATCGCCCAGCACGAGGTCGGCTACTACTTCGCCGCACTCGCCCTCGGCCTGCTCGCCGGGCTCGGCGTCGGCGGCGACTGGGTCGCACCCGCGCTCATGGCCCTCGTCGTCGTGACCATGCTCGTCGGTGACAGCCGGGTGCTGTTCCGCCGTCACCGACAGCAGACCATCACCCTCGACGCAGCCTACGCCGACGAGACGCAGCTGCGCGAACGGCTCGAAGAGCTGCTCGGCGCGCGCGTGCACGTCGCCACGGTGCAGAGACTCGACCTCGTCAACGACACCACCGTCGTCGACGTGCGCTACGAGATCGTGCGGGCCCCCGCATCCGCAACCCTCGCTCCTACGGTGCAGGCGCCCGCCTACGCCGCCGTCGCAGAGGAGGTGCTCCGATGA
- a CDS encoding polyphosphate polymerase domain-containing protein: MSATTSAPGAPVLAAHAPIGLDELLEEASLQIRVDRKYLLLRHELDSVLADLDPAIRVLEIDGRRAFGYESVYFDTPALDSYLSAAQPRRRRFKIRTRGYLDSGEAWLEVKTRGGRDMTVKDRAEHDFGHRDRLDPAGHEHIGCVLAAAGIRGIESQLLRPVLMTAYDRTTLFVPDSLSRATIDTGLGWHDGPRSLLLPASVIVETKSGSAPSGVDRMLWAHGHRPLGISKFGTGLAALRPNLPSNRWSRVIREHFASDFTMTRTEP, translated from the coding sequence ATGAGCGCCACGACATCCGCACCCGGTGCCCCGGTGCTCGCCGCCCACGCCCCGATCGGCCTCGACGAACTGCTCGAGGAGGCGTCGCTGCAGATACGCGTCGACCGCAAGTACCTGCTGCTGCGGCACGAGCTCGATTCGGTGCTCGCCGACCTGGACCCCGCCATCCGGGTGCTCGAGATCGATGGCCGGCGCGCCTTCGGCTACGAGTCCGTGTACTTCGACACCCCCGCCCTCGACAGCTACCTGTCGGCGGCGCAGCCCAGGCGACGGCGTTTCAAGATCCGTACCCGCGGCTACCTGGACTCCGGCGAGGCCTGGCTCGAGGTGAAGACGCGCGGCGGCCGAGACATGACCGTCAAGGACCGTGCCGAGCACGACTTCGGGCACCGCGACAGGCTCGACCCGGCAGGGCACGAGCACATCGGCTGCGTTCTCGCCGCCGCTGGGATCCGCGGCATCGAGTCGCAGCTTCTGCGCCCCGTGCTGATGACCGCCTACGACCGCACCACGCTCTTCGTGCCCGACTCGCTCAGCAGGGCGACGATCGACACAGGCCTCGGCTGGCACGACGGACCGCGCAGTCTGCTGCTTCCCGCGTCCGTCATCGTCGAGACCAAGTCGGGCTCGGCGCCCTCGGGAGTTGACCGGATGCTGTGGGCCCACGGACACAGGCCGCTCGGCATCTCCAAATTCGGCACGGGGCTGGCCGCCCTCCGCCCGAACCTCCCCTCCAACCGGTGGTCGCGGGTCATCCGCGAACACTTCGCATCAGACTTCACGATGACAAGGACAGAACCATGA